TTCAATGTTGACTTCTTCGCTTAATGTTTCATTGCTATACCTGTTTTTTAGTTGATGTTAAGGCATCCTGGTAGAATAGCAAAATCGGTGTAatattatgaattgttttatttaaaaatctagGATTTTGCTAATGATTTCCTAAGACAGTTTTAAGGttactaaatataataatatattataaataatgcATAAAATTGTTATGATGCTATTactatgaatagtatattaactAACAATAACATTAAAGAGCTCTCTTACAGCAATTGTTAGTAAAGCCCCAAAATTTATTGCGCACAGTTACTATTTTCTACATTAAGCTAAGGCTTATTCCCATCCTATACTTTACTTTCAATTCAAGGTCTTTTCCAAGATGGGAGCTTCCTTATTTGTTTTGCAAGCCCATAACAAGATTCGAACTTTAAGATGATTTTTTCTGTTTTTGAAACGGAACCAACTTATTATGCAAGTTACACAAGTGTTTCTGTTGCTTTAATTACTTCACTTGCGTGTGATCTATGTTTCAGTGTGCCTTGCAAGATTGTTGAATCAATAAATAGAAATATATGATTGATTTGTGTTTCAAGTTTTATGTAGTTTGCAGAAAGTGCATATATGATAAGATAGAAGATGAAGATTTAGAATGCTGTCCAATATGCAACATTGATTTGGGTTCTGTTCCGCTGGAGAAATTAAGGTAGCCTTATTCCTTCTGTCTATCATGTATTTGTCAACACTAATATGTTAATTGCTTCCTTCatgaccaatttttttttttaacgtgTAAAGTGATCAGTTCTAGTTTTAACTGTTAGTCTTGTCAAATGGTCCAAAGGATTTATTCAAGCTGTTACTGAAATGTTACTGATTTCTTCTTTATGCCTTGGGATCATTGATCATttagaattaggagtcattccattaTTTTGAAGTTTGACAGTGGCTTCTACACGCCAGTGGTTCTATAAAGTTCAGATTTAAAGGCATGGAATGAAATTTTGGAGGGTTTAATGAGTCTTAGTGGACTTCATTGTTAAGTTCTTAGAGACAATAGGAAAATGTCTTTACAGGCAACCAATATTGCCTaaactcttttccatttcttgaGGTTTCTTGGTCAaacctccccccccccccccccctttccTTTTTTGAGTGATATGAGTACATGtaattagccaatttcaaatgaaGTGTCTTGCCAGCATCTGCCAGTGTTATGCAAATGTAAGTAGCCAATTTCTGGATTGCAAGTCTCTCAATTCCAAAAGCAAGGTGAGATATGTTGAAGAGGAAATAAAAAGACCATATTCTGGGTGGATTCATGTTTTTGCATACAGCTTTTGAATTTCCTGGTAGACCCTCTGCATGGATGCATTATGTTGGTTAATCAAAATTTTGGAGAATTTAATGTGTACTGAGATGCATCTCTGCTTTTGAATCAGGCCAGACCATAATTTGCAAGATGTGAGGGCCAAAATCTTCCCTCTTAAAGGAAGAAAAGCAAAGCCACCTGAAGTTCTGCCTCCAATTACAATGCCAACTAGAAGAAAGGAGAGATCACTATCTTCATTGGTGGTTAATGCCCCCAAAGTATCAACACAAACTACCATGACCGGAAGGAGAACAAAAGCTGTTGCCAGAAAGGCTGGTTCTCTACGAGGTTCCAGTTTTTCAGTAGAGAAGCCCGTTAAAAGAGAGAGAGACTCTGTGGAGGACCACAAGGAGAGTGCAAGCTCACCTGAAACGCTAAATAAATTCACTCAGAATAAAAGACAGGTACATTGAATCCTACATAAGTATTTTATAGGGTCCAATATTGTCTAATACTTCTCTCTTTTCTCAAACATCCATTTACTTGGAAAGAATTAATGTTTTAGATTAAACTGATAATATCTGTTGTCTTTAAAAAATTGAGCAACACAGTGTACTTCTGCTGAACCTTGCCAACAGAAGGATAAAGGAGTAGAGAATAGTGGCGAATCACGGGATGGAAAATTGGATCTCTGGAAACCTTTAGATTGTTTGGCAGAGGTTGCAAATAGGTCCAAGTCCTTCAAGTCTAATTTACAAGGCTGTGATTCTAAGTTAGAACTAGAACCTACCTATGTCATCAACCCTGAAGCTCAAACGTGCAGAAACAAGCATAGGAAAGAAAACGGCAAAACAAAAGTTGAGGAAGAAAAGAATAATGCTGCTCCTGCAACAACTTCTGGAATTGTGAACCCTAAAAAGTTACGCAGGATCCGTCAAAAAAGTGGTTCTGGATTCGGGGATTCTGGCATTTCTCTCCAAGCTGTGCTAGATGCTGCTGGTCCAAGGCATGAAAAAAGAATCGGTCCTGTGTGGTTCTCATTAGTGGCCTCTGAAGACCAGTAAGAACTTATTTCATCCTTCAAACTAAAATAGATTGAAGGCAGTTATTTTAAAGATTATTTTGTCTTGCTAATAAACTGATTCAAATGTCAATGCTTTTAGGGTAGGAGAGGCACCCCTCCCTCAAATTCCTGCAAATTTCCTGAGGATAAAGTAAGTTTCTTTAGCATGAGTCTTAGAATAGCtcattatatatattcttctttttgGCTGAAGATTGAAAATTTTTATCTGTTGTGTGAACACGATGATTCTGATCTGTTggctgtcttttttttttttttttttctgtatcATAATCTCCTGGGTGCCCTTTTTTTCTGTACCATAATCTCCTAGTATATGTTTTGGCATACATAAACCGATTTAGAGACCTCTTAAAGGAATTCGATAAATAATATATGTTGGAGTCTATAAGGTCATAGGCATAGACAACTTGTAGTCACAAAGGAAATGTTTAAAGGACAGTGAGAGCAGGAGACAAGAGAAGGCCAGGATACACTAATATCTTGGCGGTCCTCTGCACGAGGCTGCATCCagagtttcttttttttttttttgagaaaatgtTGCATCCAGAGTTTCACTTATGACAGCAGGGGTTGTTGTGATACATGGGGAACCTAGTAGATGATGAGCTTAGGTTCCTTTAAGTGGTTTGGTGTGTTATAACTAGCTAAATCACTTCTATTAAGTCATTTCGACTATAGATGCATATTTCTGCCGATTTTTGTGCCTTTTTTCCTCTCTTCTATACTGCATGTCAAGTTTACATTTTGATTCTGC
Above is a genomic segment from Gossypium arboreum isolate Shixiya-1 chromosome 8, ASM2569848v2, whole genome shotgun sequence containing:
- the LOC108470110 gene encoding E3 ubiquitin protein ligase DRIP2-like isoform X1 is translated as MIDLCFKFYVVCRKCIYDKIEDEDLECCPICNIDLGSVPLEKLRPDHNLQDVRAKIFPLKGRKAKPPEVLPPITMPTRRKERSLSSLVVNAPKVSTQTTMTGRRTKAVARKAGSLRGSSFSVEKPVKRERDSVEDHKESASSPETLNKFTQNKRQCTSAEPCQQKDKGVENSGESRDGKLDLWKPLDCLAEVANRSKSFKSNLQGCDSKLELEPTYVINPEAQTCRNKHRKENGKTKVEEEKNNAAPATTSGIVNPKKLRRIRQKSGSGFGDSGISLQAVLDAAGPRHEKRIGPVWFSLVASEDQVGEAPLPQIPANFLRIKDGNIPVSFIKKYLMKKLHLADEDEVEIKFMGQPVVPTLQLYNLVHLWLQKASTSQRVPASVGSSAKDFIMVLAYARKAPQQ
- the LOC108470110 gene encoding E3 ubiquitin protein ligase DRIP2-like isoform X2; translation: MPTRRKERSLSSLVVNAPKVSTQTTMTGRRTKAVARKAGSLRGSSFSVEKPVKRERDSVEDHKESASSPETLNKFTQNKRQCTSAEPCQQKDKGVENSGESRDGKLDLWKPLDCLAEVANRSKSFKSNLQGCDSKLELEPTYVINPEAQTCRNKHRKENGKTKVEEEKNNAAPATTSGIVNPKKLRRIRQKSGSGFGDSGISLQAVLDAAGPRHEKRIGPVWFSLVASEDQVGEAPLPQIPANFLRIKDGNIPVSFIKKYLMKKLHLADEDEVEIKFMGQPVVPTLQLYNLVHLWLQKASTSQRVPASVGSSAKDFIMVLAYARKAPQQ